In the Candidatus Electrothrix sp. GW3-4 genome, one interval contains:
- a CDS encoding AAA family ATPase, whose product MYLQYFGLEYPPFIRQPNPDVFFAQAGRKNILKELRHDLQQGHAAMLLTGPKGAGKTVLCRLIRHRLDGSTCKVVYLENPVGSFDELLRQVCVQLGMPASELEGQDITAVFQSLLLAQKGKGRRLLLLIDEAEKMFLAALERLFRLLHGANKEYGVQALLAGQPALNTSIEQLSGYCEDIRIASTYALGPFSVKETAAYLASRLRAAGDERGTRAPVFSGAAVQEIVRLGKGVPGIMDGIAEAALENAAAGGADTVLPVHVVLPEDPVAPLTGDDEGSSRGRRRVLLLLLLLCLLLFFFFGRTSFFPGQEEASQETLHVAPEGTESSIAVPEEEDPLPFVEEEAASGNLGERPSAPPQDNEEQSLFPLPVPQRPDFKKKEDGEKKEDLRLAPLTSEQQGKTESVVSSGEQDAPVRMSTPVLADEEERVRASGEAAENTGTDEQNTVVEHVEQYVELQAEDEAEEVPAETMPVLFSEERKQAVPAPSSSEASAESLTTAKKLPVIQPASIIELTPGMKKTKPSAPDDLAPGSEQERQKTSIAPPERKTLVSVASARGVTPTSVSAPAAKEAEAIQVPKLEITPVRTLSRSAKADQLFARYFGAGKQWTREGNGDKFTVQLLVLSSDAAAETIKDMIVREEYQEHSGRLYILRRDTFPPTLFVCYGMYSSMDEARNARNAMPLFLRKHHPYALSISDVLAKARD is encoded by the coding sequence ATGTATCTCCAATACTTTGGTCTCGAATACCCTCCCTTCATTCGCCAACCCAATCCTGATGTGTTTTTTGCTCAGGCCGGGCGAAAAAATATTCTGAAAGAGTTGCGCCATGATCTGCAGCAGGGGCATGCTGCCATGCTCCTTACCGGCCCTAAAGGCGCAGGAAAGACGGTTCTCTGTCGGCTGATTCGCCATCGTTTGGACGGGAGTACGTGCAAGGTCGTTTATCTGGAAAACCCGGTGGGTTCCTTTGATGAACTGCTCAGGCAGGTCTGTGTACAATTAGGGATGCCTGCATCGGAGTTGGAAGGGCAAGATATAACAGCTGTTTTTCAGTCTTTGCTACTGGCTCAGAAAGGAAAGGGACGACGCCTTCTTCTCCTGATTGATGAGGCGGAAAAGATGTTTCTTGCCGCGCTGGAGCGTCTGTTTCGCTTGCTTCACGGGGCCAATAAGGAATATGGGGTACAGGCCTTGCTGGCAGGTCAGCCTGCCCTGAATACCTCGATTGAGCAGCTCAGTGGGTACTGCGAGGATATAAGGATTGCCTCAACCTATGCGCTGGGGCCTTTTTCTGTCAAGGAGACCGCTGCATATCTTGCCTCTCGCCTCAGGGCTGCAGGTGACGAGAGGGGAACCCGTGCCCCGGTTTTTTCTGGGGCTGCCGTGCAGGAGATTGTTCGTCTGGGCAAAGGCGTGCCCGGCATCATGGATGGAATTGCTGAAGCGGCCTTAGAGAACGCTGCTGCTGGTGGTGCAGATACGGTTCTGCCTGTCCATGTTGTTCTGCCAGAAGACCCTGTTGCCCCTTTGACAGGAGATGATGAGGGGTCGTCGAGAGGGAGGCGGAGGGTGCTGCTCCTCCTCCTTTTACTGTGCCTGCTGCTCTTTTTCTTTTTTGGGCGGACGTCTTTTTTTCCGGGGCAGGAAGAGGCATCGCAGGAGACGCTTCATGTTGCTCCAGAAGGTACTGAAAGTTCAATCGCAGTCCCTGAGGAGGAAGACCCCTTACCCTTTGTTGAGGAAGAGGCTGCATCGGGTAATCTTGGAGAAAGACCTTCAGCTCCCCCTCAGGATAACGAAGAACAGTCTCTTTTTCCCCTTCCTGTTCCCCAACGCCCGGATTTTAAGAAAAAGGAAGATGGGGAGAAAAAAGAAGACCTTCGCCTGGCACCGCTGACTTCGGAACAACAAGGCAAGACAGAGAGCGTTGTGTCGTCGGGCGAACAAGACGCTCCCGTGCGTATGTCGACACCGGTCTTGGCTGATGAAGAAGAGAGGGTGCGGGCCTCAGGGGAGGCGGCCGAAAACACCGGCACAGACGAGCAGAATACGGTTGTTGAACACGTTGAACAGTACGTTGAACTCCAGGCTGAAGACGAGGCAGAGGAGGTCCCTGCGGAAACCATGCCCGTGCTCTTTTCAGAGGAGCGTAAGCAGGCCGTGCCAGCCCCCTCTTCCAGCGAAGCCAGTGCCGAGAGCTTGACGACGGCAAAGAAGCTTCCCGTCATTCAGCCTGCCTCGATTATCGAGCTGACACCGGGCATGAAGAAGACAAAACCGTCTGCTCCTGACGACCTTGCACCTGGATCTGAGCAAGAGAGACAAAAAACGAGTATAGCCCCCCCTGAGCGAAAAACTTTGGTTTCTGTTGCTTCTGCCCGGGGAGTGACGCCCACGTCTGTCTCTGCCCCTGCTGCCAAGGAGGCAGAGGCCATTCAGGTGCCAAAGCTTGAGATAACGCCGGTGAGGACCCTGTCTCGCTCTGCCAAGGCAGACCAGCTCTTTGCCAGGTATTTTGGGGCCGGAAAACAATGGACCAGGGAGGGAAACGGAGATAAGTTTACGGTTCAACTCCTTGTCCTCTCCTCGGATGCTGCTGCTGAGACGATAAAGGATATGATTGTCCGTGAGGAATATCAGGAGCATAGCGGTAGACTCTATATCCTTCGCAGGGATACCTTTCCGCCGACCCTCTTTGTTTGCTACGGTATGTATAGCAGCATGGATGAGGCCAGGAACGCGCGAAATGCCATGCCCCTTTTCCTTCGCAAGCATCATCCCTATGCCCTTTCGATCAGTGATGTCCTGGCCAAGGCAAGGGATTAG